AATGCCCGCAAAGGAAAATTCCTTTTCCGAAAAAATTGCCGGACCTGCCACGTTGCCGGGGGCAGTGCCAAAGAATTAGGCCCAAACAGTAAGACCCAGGCTGGGTGGGATGAGGTCTTCAAAAACATCGACCAATTGAAATGCCAGGACCAATGGGCCGTTCTTTCCGACAAGGATAAAACGGAGATGTATGCCCAGCTCTGGGGCCATGCCTTCGATTCTCCCTCGCCGGAAAAATGCGAGTAATGGGGGTTTGGAGTTTCGTCTATGCCGACAGCTAATGAAAAAGGCTTGACCCGCCGCCAGTTTCTGCAGTTTTCCGGAATGGCCGCCGCGGCCACCCTGGGGGCGCCTCGGATTCTGCATGCCCTGGTTCCTTCGATCGGAAACCAGGTCGGGGGCCAAGTGCGAAAAATCCCCTCCATTTGCGATATGTGTCTCAATAAATGCGGTCTCATCGCCAGAGTGGAAAAAGGGGTGGTTCAGAAACTCGATCCCCACCCCAACTTCCTGAAATCCAGAGGTATGTTGTGTGCCAAGGGAAACGCAGGGATCAAACAGCTTTACGATCCGGATCGATTGAAATATCCCTTACTCCGTAAAGGGGCCCGCGGCGAGGGCCGCTGGCAGCGACTTTCCTGGCCCCAAGCTTTGGATCTGGCCGCTGAAAAGTTGAAGGCTATCGGTGAAAAATATACCCG
This genomic interval from Deltaproteobacteria bacterium contains the following:
- a CDS encoding cytochrome c, coding for NARKGKFLFRKNCRTCHVAGGSAKELGPNSKTQAGWDEVFKNIDQLKCQDQWAVLSDKDKTEMYAQLWGHAFDSPSPEKCE